The bacterium genomic interval TTATATCTAAAAATATGGATCGTATACAATGCACGGTATTATTGTTTGAAAACAGCTACTTGGCACATATGTGACAATACTGGCACACATAAAAAGCTGTATATTTACAGTATTCTAGGATGGAGTGTGCAAGGCTGTGCCTAGAATGGCACAATATGGTAGCCAGCAATAATTTGTGTGGCACAATTCCGGTTGAACAAGGGCAAATATATTAAAATTTTTTTCATGTAGGGGTTTTTATTTGCCATAGGACCAAAGATTGCTGTCAGTAACGGGGGAAATGGTTTGAAAAAATGCTATTAAATAATTTGATCACCGAAACTGGTGTAGATATATATGATCGCTGGCTATGAAATGACTTGTCGTATGATTTGGATCAGGACTTGGAACTGGTTTTTATTCATTAAACTTTTAACCGCTTCAATCTTCCGTTTTTTTTAAATGCTTTCCACAATCGGTTTCCATAGATACTTCAAACTTATTGCACACCATTTCAGTTGCATTAGAGCCCCTCTTCGGGTAGAAAATATTTTAAAATTTTTTTTAAGTGACCCTATTTATAGTTCTGTTTTACGTGGTAAAATAATATGATATTTTAGGAAGGTAAGGGTGCATTCAGTTAACAGTTGGCCCGATACCCGATTTAGTTGAACGTAAATCCGAAGCCAAAGGAGATGAGCATGAGCAAGAAGACTGTTTTGATCGTGGCGATCGTGATGGCGGTAGGCTTTGTTGCCGCCCCCATGGTGTTTGCCTCAGGCCATGAGATCCTTATTGGCCATCCGGCCACGCTGTCCGGCACCCACGCCAAGTCTGGTGAGCAGGCTGTGGGGGGAGTCAAGGCGGCCATTGACTGGGTCAACAACACCCGGGGCGGCGTTATGGTCGGGGGCAAGAAAAAGATGATCGCCTACAAGGTGTACGATTGCGAGTCCAAGAAGGAGTCGGTCACAAGCCTACTCGAGCGGCTTATAACTACTGACAAGGTCCATTTCACCTACGCGCCTTACAGCTCGGGGCTCACTCTCGCAGGTGCCCCGGTGGCGGAAAAATACGGTATGATCTACATGGACCATGGCGGTGCTTCCGACAAGATCTTTGCCCAGGGGTTTGAGTACATCGTACAGACCATCGGCCCCGGATCCAGCTATCACGCCGGCACCCTTGATATGGTGAAGAAGATCGATCCTTCTGCCAAAAAGGTCGCCCTTGCCTACGAGGACTCCGAGTTCGCAAGATCAGTCATGGACGGCGCTGAGGCCAAGGCAAAGGAGCTTGGTTTCGATGTGGTCTTCAAAAGGACCTATCCGGCGAAAGTTACCGATCTGACTCCCCTGCTTTCCGATCTAAAAGCCGCGGGCGCGGAGATCGTCATTGGCGGCGGTCACTTCCAGGACGGGCAGCTTTTGAACAAGCAGATGGCTGACCTGGACATCAACCCCAAACTTCTCTCCCTCATTGCGGCTGCGACCCTGCCCGCCTTCGGCGAGGCCCTGGGTAAACTGGCTGAAGGTGTCATGGGTCCCTCCCATTGGGAGTACGGCGTGACCTTTTCAAAGGCCGGAGCCGCTAAACTGGGCAAGAGCTGGATCGGCCCGAGCCAGGATGAGTACGTGGCTCTCTTCAAGAAAGCTGTCGAAAAAGACATGCTGCCCGACTATCATGCCGCGGAGGCCAGCGCAGCGCTGTTGTCTCTGGTGTTGGCTATCGAAAAGGCTGATTCCCTGGATTCGGATAAGGTCCGGGCAGCTCTCGGCGACCTGACCTTCATGAGCTTTTACGGCGGTTGGGATATCGACGACACCGGCAAACAGGTAGGGCACTCCATGGTTGACGTACAGTGGCAAGGTGGCGAAAGGAAAATCGTATGGCCTGAGGCCGCTCAGACTGCTGTCCCGGCATACCCGAAGAGGAAGTTCTAAAGGAACCTAACAGGGCCGGTAGCGTCTGCTACCGGCCTTTTTTTGTACGCTTTTGTTATTGTAACTGTTCTGGTAACTCCTTGGAAAATAATGTTTTCCGTCTGAACTAGTGGGAAGATGGCGTATGTGGTTCGTTGCCAGTCTCCCTGGAAACGAGGGGAATCGTGCTTTTTGAGCAATTAGCCGGAAACCTGGTGCAGGGGCTTGTTCTGGGTGCTGTGTACGGCATGGCCACCATGGGACTCAGCCTAATATTCGGGGTTTTGCAGGTCGTCAATGTCGGGCATGGAGCCTTCATTATGGTGGGGGCGTTCACCGCTCTCACCATGTTCCAGGCCATGGGGGTGCCACCGATCTTCGCTATTCCGGTAGCTTTTATGATCGGCATGGCGCTGGGGATGCTTTTCTATTTCGGTGCGGTCAAGCCTCTGGTTTCTCCCAGCGGGTCCGGAATAAAGAAACTCTCGCCACGGAGAATGGGGATGGCGGCCGGCATGTTCATCGGCCTCATCGTGCTCATGTGGATCAGCTCCGGGTACTTCAACCTCAACATCGCAATTTACCTGTTTGTGGGGATCATCTTCATATACGGGTTCGCCCTTTACATCTACGGGGGCAGGAGGCAGGACAAAGCCCCGGAACTTGCCACCCTTCTGGTCACCTTCTCCTTTGGGGTCATACTCGAGGAGGTGGTGAAACAGATCTTCACATCGGAGGCGAGGGGATACTACTGGGATATCGGCAAGCTGGACATCGGGATCACCGTCCTGCCCTACCCGAAACTCCTCGCGGCCTTCGGAAGCTTTGCCATAGCGATCATCCTTTACCTGTGGTTTAACAAGACCCGTGCAGGAATGGCCATGCGCAGCGTCGTGGAGGACGACGTGGGTGCCCGCGTGTGCGGTGTGAACGTTGACTGGCAGTACGCCCTGAGTTTTTCTCTGGGCATCGGGCTGACGGTGACCAGCGGTGTACTCCTCACCATGTTCATCCCGGTGGGGATCAACCCCTACATGGGAGGGCCATACACCCTCAAGGCCTTTGTAATAGCGGTTCTAGGCGGCCTGGCATCGCCCTACGGAGCTTTTTTTGGCGGTGTGGTTTTCGGTTTGCTGGAGAACGGCTCTTATACCCTCTTCGCTAATATAAAAGGCCTTGAACCCTTCGCCATGACGAGGTTCTTCTCCTTTGTCATGCTTCTCGTCATCCTGCTCATTCGCCCCACCGGGCTCCTGAGGTCTAAATAATGAAGAGAACCGATAAATATTTCCCCATTTTTCCGGTCCTCATCGCCTACGGGATCCTGCTTGGTTATGGGCTCATCAACCCGGGCAAGTGGCAGCTGGTGTCCCAGCTGGCCTTTTACTGTACCCTGGGGCAGGCGTTTAACCTGTTCATGGGTATGACCGGGTATGTTGACTTCGGTTACGTAGCCTTTATGGGCATCGGGACTTACGGGATGGCTATTACAATCTATCATCTCGGCGACAAAGGTTTGGGATTTCTCCTGATCCTCATCGGCTTCGTGCTTGCCGCTGTTTTTTCCATACTTCTGTCCCTCGCCGTGGGTGCGGTGGCACTGAGGCTCCGGGGGGCCTACTTCGCCATTGCCACCATAGGTGTGAACGAAGGTTTTCGTTTTCTCATCGAGGGAGCCCGGATCTGGAACGGTTCCGAGGGCATGATCTTCACCCGCCACATGAAAAAGGCTTTTGGAAAACCTGCCGCCATGGCCATCGGGACCTTCTGGGCCGATATCATGATGTTTTGCATCGCTGTCCTCGCAGCTGTCATGACCCTCGTCTACATGAGGAACAAGGTGGGCTACGCCCTGACAGCCCTCCGTGAGGATGAGGATGCCGCCAAGGTCATGGGCATCAACGTGACGAAGTACAAGATCATAGCCTTTATCACTAGCGCAGCCCTGGCGGGCCTCCTGGGTGCAACAGCCTGGGCTCTGAAACTCCAGTACGTGTACCCTTCGGATGTTTTCGAGATCCATTACACGGTGGAGGCCATCATCATCGTTCTGCTGGGTGGTGCGGGGACCCTCCTGGGCCCCATTGTGGGCGGGCTTATCTACGGGATCTCTAAATATTACCTTTCCATCGTCCTGCCTGGCTTCCAGTTACTTATCTTCGCGCCCATCATCGTGGCCATTATTGTTCTGTTCCCCGAGGGGACCGTTGGGATCCTGAAAAAAAGGGTCTCGGGCACTCCCCTTCAGAAGTTTATAATCTGAGGTAAATGATAATGCCCTTACTCAAATGTGAGAACGTTACCAAGCGGTTCGGGGGACTGGTGGCCGTGGATGACATGAGCTTTAACATCGATCACGGTGAGATGATGGCCATTGTCGGGCCCAACGGCGCCGGAAAGACCACCATGTTCAACCTCATCAACGGGGT includes:
- a CDS encoding amino acid ABC transporter substrate-binding protein — its product is MSKKTVLIVAIVMAVGFVAAPMVFASGHEILIGHPATLSGTHAKSGEQAVGGVKAAIDWVNNTRGGVMVGGKKKMIAYKVYDCESKKESVTSLLERLITTDKVHFTYAPYSSGLTLAGAPVAEKYGMIYMDHGGASDKIFAQGFEYIVQTIGPGSSYHAGTLDMVKKIDPSAKKVALAYEDSEFARSVMDGAEAKAKELGFDVVFKRTYPAKVTDLTPLLSDLKAAGAEIVIGGGHFQDGQLLNKQMADLDINPKLLSLIAAATLPAFGEALGKLAEGVMGPSHWEYGVTFSKAGAAKLGKSWIGPSQDEYVALFKKAVEKDMLPDYHAAEASAALLSLVLAIEKADSLDSDKVRAALGDLTFMSFYGGWDIDDTGKQVGHSMVDVQWQGGERKIVWPEAAQTAVPAYPKRKF
- a CDS encoding branched-chain amino acid ABC transporter permease, giving the protein MLFEQLAGNLVQGLVLGAVYGMATMGLSLIFGVLQVVNVGHGAFIMVGAFTALTMFQAMGVPPIFAIPVAFMIGMALGMLFYFGAVKPLVSPSGSGIKKLSPRRMGMAAGMFIGLIVLMWISSGYFNLNIAIYLFVGIIFIYGFALYIYGGRRQDKAPELATLLVTFSFGVILEEVVKQIFTSEARGYYWDIGKLDIGITVLPYPKLLAAFGSFAIAIILYLWFNKTRAGMAMRSVVEDDVGARVCGVNVDWQYALSFSLGIGLTVTSGVLLTMFIPVGINPYMGGPYTLKAFVIAVLGGLASPYGAFFGGVVFGLLENGSYTLFANIKGLEPFAMTRFFSFVMLLVILLIRPTGLLRSK
- a CDS encoding branched-chain amino acid ABC transporter permease, whose protein sequence is MKRTDKYFPIFPVLIAYGILLGYGLINPGKWQLVSQLAFYCTLGQAFNLFMGMTGYVDFGYVAFMGIGTYGMAITIYHLGDKGLGFLLILIGFVLAAVFSILLSLAVGAVALRLRGAYFAIATIGVNEGFRFLIEGARIWNGSEGMIFTRHMKKAFGKPAAMAIGTFWADIMMFCIAVLAAVMTLVYMRNKVGYALTALREDEDAAKVMGINVTKYKIIAFITSAALAGLLGATAWALKLQYVYPSDVFEIHYTVEAIIIVLLGGAGTLLGPIVGGLIYGISKYYLSIVLPGFQLLIFAPIIVAIIVLFPEGTVGILKKRVSGTPLQKFII